The DNA sequence TTTCTTCTGCTGTTTCACCATTTCTTATTGTCAAATTATTGGCATATGAATTTAAATCTTCAATAGAAATTTGTCTTTCAGAAGATATCCCTTCGACTATATCATCCCAAATTGAATTAATAATTTTTTCTGTTTGCAAACGATTTTCATTGCTCATTTTGTCGAGCATGAATGGTTCAACGGCAGCTTTAAATTTTCCATGTCGGATTATTTGCGGCTCTAATCCAAGTTTTTCTAAAGCACCTTTAAAAAATAACTGCTCAGATCCAATTCCCTTATACTCAATAATTCCTTGCGGATTCATGTAAATTTTGTCTGAAACAGAAGCCAGATAATACGAACTTTGTGAATAATAATCAGCATAAGCATAAATAAATTTTTCAGATTCCTTAAAATCAATCAGGGCATTTCTTATTTCTTCAATATTTGCAATATTTGTTTGTATTTGCGAAATATCAAGCAAAATTCCTTTTATCCTTTCATCTGCTTTAGCTTTTTGAATATTTTTCAAAATATCGTTTAGTCCGAGACTATTTATTTTCTCAAACTTCTCTAAATCAAATGTTTCTAATGGATTGTTACTAGTTCGTTCCTTAATTGGATAATCTAATTTTATATGTAAAATTGATTTTTTCTTTACATGAACTACTTCTTCTTTTGGCATCAATGATGCAACTATTCCCATGAAAATAAAAAACACTAAAAATGTTGTGATGATAAATCCAACAATTGTTGCTAATGTATATTTCAAAAACGATTTCATAAAATATTAGAATTTAATTGGTTAATAAATAATAATTAAAAATGTAAAACTGCAAAATTAACTGTTTATTTAAGAAAAAATTTCTTTTTGCAAAAAACATCTATTTGTTGGTCAATTCTAAAATTGTTTTTACAAGCCAAACTTTGCAAATATTTTCTCTAATTCTTCCTGTTTGAAAGGCTTGCTAATATATTCATCCATCCCAACATCAAGGCATTTTTCTCTGTCTCCTTTAATGGCGTTTGCTGTTACCGCAACAATTAATACCGGATTTTTTTCATCGCGTTCCTGCTCTATCAAACGAATAATTTTAGTAGCTTCAAGTCCGTCTTTCTCAGGCATATGAATATCCATTAAAATAATATCATATTTATTCTTCTTGAACATTTCGATGGCAATTTCGCCATTATCGGCAATCTTTGGTATTTGATTCATCTTGCCCAAAGTTATTGTTGCAACTCTCTGATTTATAAGATTATCTTCGGCATACAATATTTTAATAGCTTTTTTCTTTTTGCTTTCTTTTTCAATATTATCTTCAGATGTATTGATCATATCTGCTTTTTTCATGCTAATTATTTCAGTCATAACCTTATATAACTGATTGATTTTTATAGGTTTGCTTAAAGAAGCAGCAAAACCTTTTTCCTTGATTTCTTTTTTCGTAAGCAGATTGCATACAGAGGTAAGAAGTATTAGATGAGTTTCGTCAACCAAATCGTACTCTTTTAGTTTTTGAGCAAGTTGAAGGCCATCCATATCAGGCAACTGACAATCCATCAAAACTATATCAAATTTACTTTTTGCCTGTTTTTTCATCTCTATAATTTCAATCGCTTCCATTGGATTATCAACAGTTTGATATATGCAGTTTTTGTACTCAAGGTATTTGCTGAAAATTTTAAGATTCGTTTTATTATTATCTACAATTAATACCTCAAGTTTTTCTAATTTTTCAAAAGAGTTTTCTTCAGAAATGGATTCTTTGTCAGATATATCTAAGAGTACTGTAAACCAAAATGTTGAACCTTCTCCCTCCTCACTTTTTACATCAATTTCGCCACCCATTCTTTCTACAAGTTTCCGAGAAATTACTAAACCTAAACCTGTACCACCGTACTTTCTGGTTGTTGAAATATCGACCTGAGAAAAAGATTTGAACAATTTGTCTTGGTTTTTACGAGAAATTCCAATTCCACTATCCTTTATTTTAAAAAGTAGTTTTACACTCTTTTCTCCCAAATCAACTAAATCGCATGAAATAAGAATTTCTCCTATGGAGGTAAATTTTATTGCATTATTTATTAAATTTATAATTACTTGTTTTAATCTGACAGGATCGCCGCAAATAACTTTTGGAATTTTTGGATCAATAAAAGTTATTAGCGGAAGATTTTTGCTTGAGGCTTTCAAAGCAAGCAAGTCGCAAATTTCTTCAACTACTTTATTAACTGAAAAATCAATGTGCTCCAATTCAATTTTATCTGCTTCTACTTTCGAAAAATCTAAAATATCATTTATAATATCGATTAAATTATCGGCTGAATTTATAATTATATCTACGTATTCTTTTTGCTCCTCTTGAAGCTCGCTTTGTTTAAGGATATCTGCCATGCCAATAATTCCATTCATTGGTGTGCGAATTTCGTGAGACATATTTGCAAGAAATAAGCTTTTAGTTTTGTTAGCATTCTCTGCCCTTTCCCTTTCCTCGACAAGACAATCGTTAGTTGTCATCAGTTCTTCGTGATATTGTTGTAAATTTTCATTTGTAGTTTTCAGTTCTTCTTCATGTTGTTCGAGCTCAACATTTTTAATTTGTATTAAATTATATTGCTTTCTAGAATAATATCTAAAAAAAACTGTAGCAGAAATGCCAAGTATAAAAGCAATTATATGCACAATTATCAAATTTCTTTTTCCGTCTTTTAATATCTCAAAATGACTTTCAGCATTTGTTGTTACGCTAATACCACCTCTAATTTCTCCCAATTTATAGCCTTCGTGCTCGTGACATTTCAAACAGCTTTTTTGAACAAAAAGTGGGCTAATATATCTGAAAAATTTTGCAGAGTCGTTTTCGATAAGTTCCATGAAATTATCACCTTTTTTTTGGAAAGTTTTTAGTCCTTTTTTTTCCCAATCGTCAGCTATATTTATTGGATTTGTTGGGTCCAGACTAATTACTCTGAAATGTGTACCTTTCTTTGAGTTAGCTATATCGGAAAGTTGCCTGAACATAAAAGCAGGGTGAACCAATGTAAGATTCAATCCTAAAGAGTCAATCGAAATATCTCTATTTGGAACTTTCAGATACTCGTTTGGTTGCGATTTTTCGGTAATTGGAACATATACACCTCCATGGCTCTGATTCCAAACTTTTGTAGTCATTACCATATCAATGAAAGTTTTAGCTTCTTTAACTACTATTCTATCAGTACTTTTCCGTAATGTACCGATATTCCAAAAAAGAGATACAGCAATAACCGCTGTCCACAAAATCGTTTGAATCAAATAAAAATATTTATTCCTCATATCTTTTTTTTTACCATTCAAAAATACTAAGAAATATTGTAAAAACAAGGGTTTCTATGTTTTCATCAGATTGTTTTAGTAACATACCAAAAGTTGGTGGAATATTTTGAGTCATTTATGGCGACTTCTAAAAATGTAATACTTTGATATTTAAATCCCATAAGTTTATAATTTCAGTAGAAAGATATTCAACAAATAAATTATTTATATATTTGAACTGAAAAAATATTTAAATATGAACAGCTTGAACGGTACAAATTCTGGGCAAACATTTGGAATAATTGGTTTTATCTTTGCAGTATTAGCTTTTATTTTTGCTTTTATCCCTTGTATTGGAATAATAGCAATCTTACCTGGTATTTTTGCAATCATTTTTAGCGCATTAGGACTTGTGCAAGCTAACAAATCTAATAGTCCTAAAGGACTGATAATTGCTGCTTTAGTAATTTCGATAGTTTCGGTAATAGTAGCTAGTATTTGGGGACTATTTTTCATTAGGGTTGCAAACGAAAGGGATTTCATTATTCAGCACGAAAATGTAAATTTCAAAAAAGAGGACTTAGGTAATATAGATGAACTTGACGAACTTGCAAAAAATCTTGAGGACAAACTCGATTCCATAGATCTCGACGAAATCAATATTACAATCGATGGCAACAAACTCACGATGGAGGAAAAAGAAAAATTAAAAGAAAGTGCGAAAAAAGCAACTAATGAAATTAAAAATTCTGTAAAAGAGTTTGTAAAAGATGTTCAAGAAATTGATGAGAAAAAAAATGAATGAGAAAAAAAATAAGAAGACTGGAAAAACAAATTGAACAAAAAATGTAGAAATCGGCACATTGTAATAAGTTCAAATACATTTTGTTTAATATTAAAAAATTTCACCATTTTCAATTGACTTCAAATAAAAATCTCTCAAAACGAAACTATCATATTGTAAATCTAATTTTCACTGCGATAATTTCATTTGTGTTTGTTTATTCAGCAATTTTTTCTCCCGATAAAAATAATTACCCTGTAATATGTTTCCATGAAAAAATCACTGGAGAGCCTTGCTCAAGCTGTGGTTTGTCTCATAGTTTCAGCGAAATTGTACAAGGAAATATTGAGAATGCAAGACATTATAACAAAAATGGAATTCTAATATTTTCATTTTTCTTAATACAATTCTTCGGAAGAATAATCGCTTCAACACTTATAAAATGGAATTTAATAAGTTTGAAAGTTCTTGTAATTTTTGATAGTACATTTTCATTCCTGCTTTTTCTGTTTTGTTTCAAAAACTTATTTGTATTTTGGTAGCGAAAAAATTGTTGGTTATGAAAAATATTGTTCAGTTGATTTTTATTGCAGTTGCCATGTTCTTGCTTTCATGTTCTCGAAATCTTGAGAAAAGAATAATTAACACCTACTCTAATGGTTTGCCAAAATATGTAGAATTCTATGAAACTACAGATACAACAAAAAATCTGGTTAAACATATTAGATTTTACCAAAATGGAGAAAAAGAAGAAGAGGGAGAATTTGAAAACAATTTGAAACACGGAAAATGGACCTATTGGTACGAAAATGGAAATGTATGGAGCAGAGGCTATTTCAAAAATGGTTTAAGAGATGGCGAAACTACCGTATATTTTGAGAACGGACAAAAGCAATACTCAGGCTTCTATACAGATAGCAAATCGGATAAAAAATGGACATTCTGGAATTCTGATGGAAAAAGAGTCAAAGAAGTTTTTTTTGATAAAGGTAAGATTTTGGAAGAAAAAGAGTTTTAGTGTATTATGAGTTTTGAGTTATGAAGAAAAAGATACTACTGTATTTATTATTATTCAATTGTTTTTGGGGATATTCGCAAAACGAGGGTAATATCTGGTATTTTGGCAAAAATGCAGGTCTTGATTTCAATTCTGGATTCCCTACTGCCCTTACGGACGGACAGATAAGTTCACATGGTGGTAGTTCTTGCATTTCTGATGCAAATGGCGATTTGCTTTTCTATTCTGACGGAATGACTATTTGGGATAAAAATCATAATATCATGCCGAATGGAAGCGGATTAATGGGTCATGCGTCAGCAACACAGTCGAGCATTATAGTCCCGAAACCCGGCTCGTCAAATATTTATTATATTTTAACAAACGATGTTTACAATAGCTCAAACGGCTTAAGATATTCTGAAATTGACATGAATTTAAATGGAGGATTGGGCGATATTACCAGCACAAAAAATATTTTGCTCATTTCACCAACCACCGAAAAGCTTACGGCAATAAAACATAACAATGGTACAGATTTTTGGGTAATTACACACGAAAGAAATACAAATATTTTTTACTCATTTAAGGTTGGTTCAAATGGAATTAATCCGGCAATAACCAGCGCTGTTGGCATCAATCATACTGGAACAAATAATTATTCCGATATTAGCATTGGGCAGATGAAAGCCTCGCCGGATGGTACTAAACTTGCCATAGCCACTTCTGCATTCGGAAATACCTTCGAATTGTTCGACCTAAACAGCACAACTGGTGAAATATCGAATCCTATCACATTGCAATCTCCAACATATACATATCCTTATGGCATTGAATTTTCGCCAGACGGAACAAAATTTTATATTGGTACATACGATGGTAATAATAAGATCTATCAACTTGATTTGCAGGCAGGCTCAGTTAGTAATATCCTAAATTCCAGTACTTTGATAGGAGAATCTTTAAGTGGAAATATCGGAGCCTTACAAATTGGTCCAAACAGTAAAATTTATGTTGCAAGAATGAATAGCTACTATCTCGGTGTGATAAATAATCCTAATATTTTAGGAACTGCATGCAATTATTTGGATGACGGAATTTATCTATCAGGTGAAAAAAGCAGAAAAGGCTTACCAAATTTTATTCAATCATTTTTTAATTACCCTCGCTTCACTTTCGAGAATATTTGTTTTGGCGATTCAACTTTTTTCTTCATATCAGATGTTTCAAACGTAATTTCGGTTTTATGGAATTTCGGAGACCCTGCATCAGGATCCGCAAATACCTCAACACTTTTTGAACCATTTCATGTTTTCAGTGCTCCCGGGCAATTTTCAGTAACATTGATAAGAAATTTTGACAACTCTTCGGACACTGTATTTCAATTAATTAGCATATTGCCGGCTCCCAACCTCAATATTGGAAACGATACTTTATTATGCCCGGGCGAAGATATTACTTTTGAATTATTAGAAACTTACGAATCGGTTGTTTGGGACAATGGAACCGGAAGTAGTACATATTATACAGCAACAGCCGGAACTTATTGGGTAGCAGTTTCGGATAGTAATAATTGCTATTCTACCGACACAGTTGTTATCGAATTTATTCAAATTCCAACAGTCGAACTTGGCAATGATACTGTTATATGCGAATCAGAAACATTTTTTATCGAAGTCCAAAATCCGGGCTTAGAATATATTTGGTCAACAGGTGCAACTACTCAAAGCATTTCAGTGCAAACTGAAAATACATATTTTGTGAGCGTTTCAAA is a window from the Bacteroidota bacterium genome containing:
- a CDS encoding response regulator, with product MRNKYFYLIQTILWTAVIAVSLFWNIGTLRKSTDRIVVKEAKTFIDMVMTTKVWNQSHGGVYVPITEKSQPNEYLKVPNRDISIDSLGLNLTLVHPAFMFRQLSDIANSKKGTHFRVISLDPTNPINIADDWEKKGLKTFQKKGDNFMELIENDSAKFFRYISPLFVQKSCLKCHEHEGYKLGEIRGGISVTTNAESHFEILKDGKRNLIIVHIIAFILGISATVFFRYYSRKQYNLIQIKNVELEQHEEELKTTNENLQQYHEELMTTNDCLVEERERAENANKTKSLFLANMSHEIRTPMNGIIGMADILKQSELQEEQKEYVDIIINSADNLIDIINDILDFSKVEADKIELEHIDFSVNKVVEEICDLLALKASSKNLPLITFIDPKIPKVICGDPVRLKQVIINLINNAIKFTSIGEILISCDLVDLGEKSVKLLFKIKDSGIGISRKNQDKLFKSFSQVDISTTRKYGGTGLGLVISRKLVERMGGEIDVKSEEGEGSTFWFTVLLDISDKESISEENSFEKLEKLEVLIVDNNKTNLKIFSKYLEYKNCIYQTVDNPMEAIEIIEMKKQAKSKFDIVLMDCQLPDMDGLQLAQKLKEYDLVDETHLILLTSVCNLLTKKEIKEKGFAASLSKPIKINQLYKVMTEIISMKKADMINTSEDNIEKESKKKKAIKILYAEDNLINQRVATITLGKMNQIPKIADNGEIAIEMFKKNKYDIILMDIHMPEKDGLEATKIIRLIEQERDEKNPVLIVAVTANAIKGDREKCLDVGMDEYISKPFKQEELEKIFAKFGL
- a CDS encoding DUF2752 domain-containing protein, whose amino-acid sequence is MTSNKNLSKRNYHIVNLIFTAIISFVFVYSAIFSPDKNNYPVICFHEKITGEPCSSCGLSHSFSEIVQGNIENARHYNKNGILIFSFFLIQFFGRIIASTLIKWNLISLKVLVIFDSTFSFLLFLFCFKNLFVFW
- a CDS encoding T9SS type B sorting domain-containing protein, encoding MKKKILLYLLLFNCFWGYSQNEGNIWYFGKNAGLDFNSGFPTALTDGQISSHGGSSCISDANGDLLFYSDGMTIWDKNHNIMPNGSGLMGHASATQSSIIVPKPGSSNIYYILTNDVYNSSNGLRYSEIDMNLNGGLGDITSTKNILLISPTTEKLTAIKHNNGTDFWVITHERNTNIFYSFKVGSNGINPAITSAVGINHTGTNNYSDISIGQMKASPDGTKLAIATSAFGNTFELFDLNSTTGEISNPITLQSPTYTYPYGIEFSPDGTKFYIGTYDGNNKIYQLDLQAGSVSNILNSSTLIGESLSGNIGALQIGPNSKIYVARMNSYYLGVINNPNILGTACNYLDDGIYLSGEKSRKGLPNFIQSFFNYPRFTFENICFGDSTFFFISDVSNVISVLWNFGDPASGSANTSTLFEPFHVFSAPGQFSVTLIRNFDNSSDTVFQLISILPAPNLNIGNDTLLCPGEDITFELLETYESVVWDNGTGSSTYYTATAGTYWVAVSDSNNCYSTDTVVIEFIQIPTVELGNDTVICESETFFIEVQNPGLEYIWSTGATTQSISVQTENTYFVSVSNRCGEAIDSVSLEVIPAFTIELGEDQTICFGDEIEINAGFVENADYIWSNGEINYLITANSSGVYSVTVEDACLSLSDSILVNVIDIVSVDLRNDTGICLGSSAMLFANSENANSIYWSTGDTTQSISVSMTGTYTVIGMNECFEASDTFNLTVYASPLIELGEDITIFDDESFTLNENGLTNLSYVWNPGTGLDDPYAISPVASPSSTTDYNVVVTDEFGCEKSDQITIIVVERPLPDIEIYNTFTPNGDGVNDTWYIENIEAYVNCTLEIYNRNGNEIYRAINYQNDWDGKYKNKDCPAATYIYILDLGVPNEELRKGTVTIIR